The Emys orbicularis isolate rEmyOrb1 chromosome 14, rEmyOrb1.hap1, whole genome shotgun sequence genome includes a region encoding these proteins:
- the UTP4 gene encoding U3 small nucleolar RNA-associated protein 4 homolog isoform X2, with protein sequence MGEFQVHRVRFFAYVPAGIRCVAHSPRSARLALARTDGALEVYNFAANYFQEKGIPGHETRSTEALCWAAGDRLFGAGLGGDISEYDLEKLRVKYSLDGFGGPIWSMAAGPSGTPLAVGCEDGSVKLFQVLPDKIQFERSLDRQKGRVMSLSWHPSGTRIAVGSIDLLRVFDVKSGHAIQRILVDRRLQGLYSRECVVWSVAFLSDGTIVSSDSVGKVQFWDAEKGTLLETHPVSSSAVLCLAVSEEEDSIVVGTSEGAVYQFQLLPVKWGSAESKWVRTKPFQHHTHDVRAVAHSATALISGGLDAQLVIRPLMEKVHGKGYDAALRKFTFPHRRLVSCAKKAGLLLFQFPQHLELWRLGATNSAGKDGDILPVSRAPEHLLQLKSKGPEHICCSCISLCGSWIAYSTASRLHLHRVHLENGSVSVKRISKVPKLLCSAHQLLCSADSTRLFVASDQGAVHVLKLLEPGGCGHLQTLRPNSGSAEAVYLLAASADGDWLAAAAGDWEINIYSLRHFKPHCTVPAYNCAVTALAIHPVTNNLVITHSDQQVFEFSIPDREYTTWSRKVQQHGLHKGWLERDMPITHITFNPKQPAHILLHDTHMFCILDKSLPLPDDATPLMNQTSLKQLSEKARRGHAHAFKICKKYQGLGQ encoded by the exons ATGGGGGAGTTCCAGGTGCACCGGGTGCGGTTCTTCGCCTACGTGCCCGCGGGGATCCGCTGCGTGGCTCACAGCCCCCGCTCCGCCCGCCTCGCCCTGGCCCGCACGGACGGCGCCCTCGAGGTCTATAACTTCGCTGCGAACTACTTCCAGGAAAAG GGTATCCCAGGCCATGAGACGAGATCCACAGAGGCGCTGTGCTGGGCAGCCGGGGATCGGCTTTTCGGAGCTGGCCTGGGCGGAGACATCAGCGAGTATGATTTAGAGAAGCTGCGAGTCAAGTACTCCCTGGATGGCTTCGGGGGCCCCATCTGGAGCATGGCGGCTGGTCCCAGTGGCACTCCGCTGGCA GTTGGCTGTGAGGACGGGTCAGTGAAGCTTTTCCAAGTCTTGCCTGATAAAATCCAGTTTGAGAGGAGCCTGGACCGGCAGAAAG GGCGTGTCATGTCCCTCTCCTGGCATCCCTCCGGGACCCGCATTGCTGTTGGCTCCATCGACCTTCTCCGAGTCTTTGACGTCAAATCAG GCCATGCCATCCAGCGGATCCTGGTGGACCGGCGCCTGCAGGGGCTGTACAGCCGTGAGTGCGTGGTGTGGAGCGTGGCATTCCTGTCCGACGGCACCATCGTCAGCTCCGATTCGGTGGGGAAGGTGCAGTTCTGGGACGCGGAGAAAGGAACCCTCCTGGAGACCCACCCAGTCAGCAGCTCGGCTGTGCTGTGTCTCGCTGTGTCTGAG gaggaaGACAGCATCGTGGTGGGCACTTCGGAGGGGGCGGTGTACCAGTTCCAGCTGCTGCCGGTGAAGTGGGGCAGTGCTGAGAGCAAGTGGGTGCGGACGAAGCCGTTCCAGCATCACACCCATGACGTGCGGGCCGTGGCACACAGCGCGACAGCACTCATCTCTGGAG GCCTGGATGCCCAGCTGGTGATCCGCCCGCTCATGGAGAAAGTGCACGGAAAGGGCTATGATGCTGCCCTCCGGAAATTCACCTTCCCCCAT CGACGCCTCGTCTCGTGCGCTAAGAAGGCCGGGCTCCTCCTCTTCCAGTTCCCCCAACACCTGGAGCTCTGGAGACTTGGAGCCACCAATTCCGCAG GGAAGGATGGTGATATCCTGCCAGTTTCCCGTGCCCCTGAGCACTTGCTGCAGCTGAAGAGCAAG GGCCCGGAGCACATCTGTTGCAGCTGCATCTCGCTGTGTGGCAGCTGGATCGCCTATTCCACGGCCTCCAGGCTTCATCTGCACAGAGTGCACTTGGAGAACGGCAGCGTCAGCGTCAAGAGG ATCTCCAAGGTGCCCAAGCTGCTGTGCTCAGCCCACCAGCTCCTGTGCTCCGCCGACTCCACCCGTCTGTTCGTGGCCTCAGATCAGGGTGCCGTTCATGTCCTCAAGCTCCTGGAGCCAGGGGGCTGCGGGCACCTGCAGACCCTCCGCCCAAACTCAG GAAGTGCCGAGGCTGTGTACCTGCTGGCAGCGAGCGCggacggggactggctggctgctgctgctggggactgGGAGATCAACATCTACAGCCTGAGACACTTCAAG CCCCACTGCACGGTGCCTGCGTACAACTGCGCGGTGACTGCCCTGGCCATTCACCCCGTGACCAATAACCTCGTCATCACCCACTCGGACCAGCAG GTGTTTGAGTTCAGCATCCCTGACAGAGAATACACCACATGGAGCAGGAAGGTGCAGCAGCACGGGCTGCATAAGGGTTGGCTGGAGCGGGACATGCCCATCACCCATATCACCTTTAACCCCAAGCAGCCAGCGCACATCCTCCTCCATGACACACACATGTTCTGCATCCTCGACAAGTCACTG cctctccccGACGATGCAACCCCGCTGATGAATCAGACTAGCTTGAAGCAACTCTCAGAGAAGGCCAGGCGGGGCCATGCTCACGCCTTCAAGATCTGCAAAAAGTACCAG ggTCTTGGGCAGTAG
- the UTP4 gene encoding U3 small nucleolar RNA-associated protein 4 homolog isoform X1, translated as MGEFQVHRVRFFAYVPAGIRCVAHSPRSARLALARTDGALEVYNFAANYFQEKGIPGHETRSTEALCWAAGDRLFGAGLGGDISEYDLEKLRVKYSLDGFGGPIWSMAAGPSGTPLAVGCEDGSVKLFQVLPDKIQFERSLDRQKGRVMSLSWHPSGTRIAVGSIDLLRVFDVKSGHAIQRILVDRRLQGLYSRECVVWSVAFLSDGTIVSSDSVGKVQFWDAEKGTLLETHPVSSSAVLCLAVSEEEDSIVVGTSEGAVYQFQLLPVKWGSAESKWVRTKPFQHHTHDVRAVAHSATALISGGLDAQLVIRPLMEKVHGKGYDAALRKFTFPHRRLVSCAKKAGLLLFQFPQHLELWRLGATNSAGKDGDILPVSRAPEHLLQLKSKGPEHICCSCISLCGSWIAYSTASRLHLHRVHLENGSVSVKRISKVPKLLCSAHQLLCSADSTRLFVASDQGAVHVLKLLEPGGCGHLQTLRPNSGSAEAVYLLAASADGDWLAAAAGDWEINIYSLRHFKPHCTVPAYNCAVTALAIHPVTNNLVITHSDQQVFEFSIPDREYTTWSRKVQQHGLHKGWLERDMPITHITFNPKQPAHILLHDTHMFCILDKSLPLPDDATPLMNQTSLKQLSEKARRGHAHAFKICKKYQPLLFVDLLEEGSLVVVERPLMDIKTQLPPPVQQKKFGT; from the exons ATGGGGGAGTTCCAGGTGCACCGGGTGCGGTTCTTCGCCTACGTGCCCGCGGGGATCCGCTGCGTGGCTCACAGCCCCCGCTCCGCCCGCCTCGCCCTGGCCCGCACGGACGGCGCCCTCGAGGTCTATAACTTCGCTGCGAACTACTTCCAGGAAAAG GGTATCCCAGGCCATGAGACGAGATCCACAGAGGCGCTGTGCTGGGCAGCCGGGGATCGGCTTTTCGGAGCTGGCCTGGGCGGAGACATCAGCGAGTATGATTTAGAGAAGCTGCGAGTCAAGTACTCCCTGGATGGCTTCGGGGGCCCCATCTGGAGCATGGCGGCTGGTCCCAGTGGCACTCCGCTGGCA GTTGGCTGTGAGGACGGGTCAGTGAAGCTTTTCCAAGTCTTGCCTGATAAAATCCAGTTTGAGAGGAGCCTGGACCGGCAGAAAG GGCGTGTCATGTCCCTCTCCTGGCATCCCTCCGGGACCCGCATTGCTGTTGGCTCCATCGACCTTCTCCGAGTCTTTGACGTCAAATCAG GCCATGCCATCCAGCGGATCCTGGTGGACCGGCGCCTGCAGGGGCTGTACAGCCGTGAGTGCGTGGTGTGGAGCGTGGCATTCCTGTCCGACGGCACCATCGTCAGCTCCGATTCGGTGGGGAAGGTGCAGTTCTGGGACGCGGAGAAAGGAACCCTCCTGGAGACCCACCCAGTCAGCAGCTCGGCTGTGCTGTGTCTCGCTGTGTCTGAG gaggaaGACAGCATCGTGGTGGGCACTTCGGAGGGGGCGGTGTACCAGTTCCAGCTGCTGCCGGTGAAGTGGGGCAGTGCTGAGAGCAAGTGGGTGCGGACGAAGCCGTTCCAGCATCACACCCATGACGTGCGGGCCGTGGCACACAGCGCGACAGCACTCATCTCTGGAG GCCTGGATGCCCAGCTGGTGATCCGCCCGCTCATGGAGAAAGTGCACGGAAAGGGCTATGATGCTGCCCTCCGGAAATTCACCTTCCCCCAT CGACGCCTCGTCTCGTGCGCTAAGAAGGCCGGGCTCCTCCTCTTCCAGTTCCCCCAACACCTGGAGCTCTGGAGACTTGGAGCCACCAATTCCGCAG GGAAGGATGGTGATATCCTGCCAGTTTCCCGTGCCCCTGAGCACTTGCTGCAGCTGAAGAGCAAG GGCCCGGAGCACATCTGTTGCAGCTGCATCTCGCTGTGTGGCAGCTGGATCGCCTATTCCACGGCCTCCAGGCTTCATCTGCACAGAGTGCACTTGGAGAACGGCAGCGTCAGCGTCAAGAGG ATCTCCAAGGTGCCCAAGCTGCTGTGCTCAGCCCACCAGCTCCTGTGCTCCGCCGACTCCACCCGTCTGTTCGTGGCCTCAGATCAGGGTGCCGTTCATGTCCTCAAGCTCCTGGAGCCAGGGGGCTGCGGGCACCTGCAGACCCTCCGCCCAAACTCAG GAAGTGCCGAGGCTGTGTACCTGCTGGCAGCGAGCGCggacggggactggctggctgctgctgctggggactgGGAGATCAACATCTACAGCCTGAGACACTTCAAG CCCCACTGCACGGTGCCTGCGTACAACTGCGCGGTGACTGCCCTGGCCATTCACCCCGTGACCAATAACCTCGTCATCACCCACTCGGACCAGCAG GTGTTTGAGTTCAGCATCCCTGACAGAGAATACACCACATGGAGCAGGAAGGTGCAGCAGCACGGGCTGCATAAGGGTTGGCTGGAGCGGGACATGCCCATCACCCATATCACCTTTAACCCCAAGCAGCCAGCGCACATCCTCCTCCATGACACACACATGTTCTGCATCCTCGACAAGTCACTG cctctccccGACGATGCAACCCCGCTGATGAATCAGACTAGCTTGAAGCAACTCTCAGAGAAGGCCAGGCGGGGCCATGCTCACGCCTTCAAGATCTGCAAAAAGTACCAG cccctgctatttGTGGACCTGCTGGAGGAGGGCTCCCTGGTGGTGGTGGAGCGGCCCCTGATGGACATCAAGACACAGCTGCCCCCACCTGTCCAACAGAAGAAGTTTGGCACCTAA